A window of the Brassica napus cultivar Da-Ae chromosome A2, Da-Ae, whole genome shotgun sequence genome harbors these coding sequences:
- the LOC125589186 gene encoding calcium uniporter protein 3, mitochondrial, whose amino-acid sequence MSSKKTLVRNLFNISKTYSRISGLTRMRPPTKPGITPDAGDSGIRRRFLHKRAFSSPDFVPRGGNLMEKLRELTLSNNRLRLDEMLPPPTPEKTSPENFPAVTVDDVKKLMRAAEMEMVKSKLREIGKNWVPLSEFVRVCGENSSDPEQGNRVANMLDQAGNVIVLGNFVCLKPEELTSAVAGLIPTNEPTRDAATIQEFEQLEIIKSDIDKRADDMVRRELMAGLGFAVAQTIGFFRLTFWELSWDVMEPICYYVSSTYFMAGYAFFIRTAKEPTFQGFYKSRFQTKQKRLIKMLDFDIDRFTKLQKMHRPDFTKSGRC is encoded by the exons ATGTCGTCGAAGAAAACACTAGTTCGAAATCTCTTCAACATTTCCAAAACATATTCCCGGATCTCGGGTCTTACCCGAATGCGTCCTCCGACCAAACCGGGCATTACTCCTGACGCCGGAGATTCTGGAATCCGCCGGAGATTTCTCCACAAGAGGGCCTTTTCCTCGCCGGATTTTGTTCCAAGAGGGGGCAATCTGATGGAGAAACTCAGGGAGCTGACTTTATCGAACAATCGGCTTCGCCTTGATGAGATGTTACCGCCGCCGACGCCGGAGAAGACGTCTCCGGAAAATTTCCCGGCGGTTACGGTGGATGACGTGAAGAAGCTTATGAGAGCAGCGGAAATGGAGATGGTGAAATCGAAACTGAGAGAGATTGGGAAAAACTGGGTTCCGTTGTCGGAGTTTGTCCGAGTATGCGGAGAAAACAGTTCGGATCCTGAACAAGGTAACCGGGTCGCCAATATGCTCGACCAAGCTGGAAACGTCATCGTTTTGGGAAATTTCGTCTGCCTTAAACCCGAAGAA CTAACAAGCGCCGTGGCTGGCCTAATTCCGACAAACGAACCCACTCGCGACGCTGCGACAATACAAGAGTTCGAGCAACTTGAGATTATAAAATCAGATATCGACAAAAGAGCCGATGATATGGTACGGCGAGAGTTAATGGCCGGACTAGGCTTTGCTGTGGCCCAAACGATTGGATTTTTTAGGTTGACGTTTTGGGAACTGTCTTGGGACGTGATGGAGCCCATATGCTACTACGTAAGTTCCACGTATTTCATGGCTGGTTACGCCTTCTTCATCCGAACCGCAAAGGAACCTACCTTCCAAGGGTTTTACAAAAGccggttccagaccaagcagaAACGGTTGATTAAAATGCTTGATTTCGATATCGACCGCTTTACCAAGCTACAGAAGATGCATCGTCCAGACTTTACTAAATCTGGTCGTTGTTGA
- the LOC125587786 gene encoding homeobox-leucine zipper protein ATHB-53-like — translation MDQTVLSSQVYPYTIQTQSECIIVNQMDGSSSGDGSKPVKRRRKRRSKGSSSATNEDDVRAMERMFRKRKLTDEQVIMLEYSFENEHKLESGRKEKIAGELGLDPRQVAVWFQNRRARWKNKKLEEEYAKLKSQHDSDVLGQCQLESQVIKLTEQLSEAQNEIRKLSERLVVQETSTNSSSSSFSVEANDAPTDFEFSPMDTINDNIPLYMLDNNYYLQNMEYWDGLYVQF, via the exons ATGGATCAAACGGTACTAAGCTCTCAAGTGTACCCATACACGATCCAAACCCAAAGCGAGTGCATCATCGTGAACCAGATGGATGGATCATCATCAGGCGACGGATCAAAGCCAGTGAAACGGCGGAGGAAGAGGAGAAGCAAAGGGTCGTCATCAGCCACCAACGAAGATGACGTAAGGGCGATGGAAAGGATGTTTAGGAAGAGGAAGTTGACCGATGAGCAAGTGATTATGCTAGAATATAGCTTCGAGAACGAGCATAAGCTTGAGTCAGGGAGGAAAGAGAAGATTGCGGGAGAGTTAGGCCTTGACCCGAGACAGGTGGCTGTATGGTTCCAGAACCGCCGTGCAAGGTGGAAGAACAAGAAACTCGAGGAAGAGTACGCTAAACTCAAGAGCCAACACGACTCAGACGTCCTCGGCCAATGTCAGCTCGAGTCTCAG GTGATAAAACTGACAGAACAACTGAGTGAAGCTCAGAATGAGATACGAAAACTTTCAGAACGACTTGTTGTCCAAGAAACATCAACAAACAGTTCAAGTTCATCGTTTTCTGTTGAAGCCAATGATGCACCAACTGATTTCGAATTTTCACCGATGGATACTATCAATGACAACATTCCATTATACATGTTGGATAATAACTATTATTTACAAAACATGGAGTATTGGGATGGTTTGTATGTGCAATTTTAA
- the LOC125588959 gene encoding uncharacterized protein LOC125588959: MRKLCPNVDRDDGLETVLEIPIPEELFSGMGNNVALRCQNMMTWMKAQTADKLSQPLIAARINELRFLLYLVGSPLIPLQVQVGHSVHKPVKDSSIQASTAKYIVQQYIAATGGPAALNAVNSMCVIGQVKMTASEFHQGDDSNVNLKSNDEMGGFILWQKDPDLWCLELVVSGCKVICGSNGRLSWRHSSNQQTPSSTGTPRPLRRFLQGLDPRSTANMFLDATCIGEKIINGEDCFILKLETSPAVREAQSGPEFEIIHHTIWGYFSQRSGLLIQFEDSRLLSMRTKEGDVFWETSAESVMDDYRYVDDVNIAHGGKTTVTVFRYGEASANHRRQMTEKWRIEEVDFNIWGLSVDHFRPPAFLLTVN, from the exons ATGAGGAAGCTGTGTCCGAACGTAGACAGAGACGATGGTTTGGAGACGGTTTTGGAAATTCCGATACCGGAGGAGTTGTTCTCCGGTATGGGCAATAACGTAGCATTGAGGTGTCAGAATATGATGACGTGGATGAAAGCTCAAACGGCTGATAAATTGTCGCAACCGCTAATCGCTGCTCGTATCAACGAGCTTCGTTTTCTTCTCTACCTCGTTGGATCGCCTCTTATACCTCTCCAGGTTCAAGTTGGTCACTCTGTTCATAAGCCTGTCAAAGATTCCTCCATT CAAGCTTCCACGGCGAAATACATAGTGCAGCAATACATAGCGGCGACGGGAGGACCTGCAGCGTTAAACGCCGTGAACAGTATGTGCGTTATTGGACAAGTGAAGATGACGGCGTCAGAGTTTCACCAAGGAGACGATTCCAACGTTAACCTTAAAAGCAACGATGAAATGGGTGGTTTCATATTGTGGCAGAAAGATCCAGATCTGTGGTGTTTGGAGCTCGTTGTGTCTGGATGTAAAGTCATATGCGGTAGTAACGGTCGGCTTTCGTGGCGACATTCTTCTAACCAGCAAACACCGTCGTCCACCGGAACACCGAGACCTCTCCGCCGTTTTTTACAG GGTTTAGATCCTCGTTCGACCGCTAATATGTTCCTCGACGCAACGTGCATCGGAGAGAAGATTATCAACGGTGAGGATTGCTTTATACTGAAACTTGAGACGAGTCCGGCGGTTAGAGAGGCTCAAAGCGGTCCAGAGTTCGAGATCATTCATCACACGATATGGGGTTATTTCAGCCAGAGATCGGGACTGTTGATACAGTTTGAGGACTCGAGGCTTCTGAGTATGCGGACCAAGGAAGGCGATGTATTTTGGGAGACTAGCGCCGAATCGGTGATGGATGATTATCGGTACGTGGATGATGTGAACATCGCTCACGGTGGGAAAACTACAGTTACGGTTTTTAGGTATGGTGAAGCCTCGGCGAACCATCGGAGACAGATGACGGAGAAGTGGCGGATCGAGGAAGTTGATTTTAACATTTGGGGTCTCTCGGTCGATCATTTTCGTCCTCCCGCCTTTTTGCTCACCGTAAACTGA